The genome window GGGCCATGGTCCGGCCGTAACCGAACCACTCCCAGGCGGTCTGATGGTGCGGACGTGCGTGGCGCACCCGGCACACCACCATGGTGCGGCCGAAATCGCGCAGCTGCGCACCGATCCCGCTCATGCGCCGGGTGCTGGAGAAGCGGCTGTCGGCCGCCACCACCAGGCGCGCCGTCACGCTGCGCCCGTCGGAGAGCTGCAGTTGCGCCTGGCGCGCGTCGCGGCGCAGCGCCTGCACCGAGACGCCGTCGAGCAGGCGCAGGCCGGGCTGGTCCTGCACCGCGGCGAACGCGGCGCGGCGGATCAGGTGATTGGGCACCAGCCAGCCGAGATCGCCGCGGCCGCCCTCGCCTGCCGCGAAGGTCAGCGCGAACGGCGAGGAGCCGTTCATCACCCGCGCATCGCGCAGCGGCGCGATCGCCTGCGGGTCGATCCGCGCCCACAGGTCCAGCCGCTCCAGCAGCGCGCGCGAGGCATGGGTCAGGGCGATCTCGCGGCCGTCGAAGGCGGCCTCGGCCAACGCCGCGCGCGGCTGCGGCTCGATCAGCGCCAGCGACAGGCCGCTGCCGGCCAATGAGCGGGCGAAGCACAGGCCGGCAGGGCCGGCCCCGACGATGGCGATATCCACTTGCATGCGGCGACTCCGTGATCGGACCCGCCCAGGATACGACCAGCGCGCACCGCGGCCTTGATCTGGATCAGCGCCGCGACGATCGGTCGCAGCCGGCGGCGCTCAGAACAACGCCCACACCAGTTGCAGGATCGCCCACAGCGATACCACCCACACCAGGCTGCGCACGTACGGCACGCCCGCCGCGTACAGCGGCACGTAGGCGACCCGCGCCCAGAAGTAGATCTGCGCCGACAGCGCGGTGTGCGCATCGCCCTTGCCCAGCGCCGCCACCGCCACCGCCGCGGCGGCGAAGAACGGGAAGGTCTCCAGGAAGTTGCGCAGCGCGCGGTCCAGGCGCCCGGCCACGCCGGCCGGCGGCGGCTGCGGCGCATCGCGCGCGCCGGCGTTCCACTTCAAGCCGCGCTGCGCGGTGACGAAGGCGGAAGCGAGCAGCAATTGCGCGATCCCGAGCAGGATCGCCCAGGCCAGCATGCGGATTTCGATGGGCATCGGAGTTTCGCCGGGAAAGGGAGGACGGCGCGCAGCATGCCGCTCAATCGGGCATGGCGACGTGATAGCCGACCAGGCGCCAGGTCTTGTCCTCGTCCAGCCGCAACGACACCAGCTCGCGCACCGGCTGCGGCGCGTTGGCGAAGCGGCTGGGGAAGCTGATGTTGACGTAGGTGCCCGGCGGCACCTGCGAGCCGGCGGCGTACTGCACCCGCGCCACGCTGGCGACGCCGCGGCCGAGCAGCGCGCCCAGCCGCGCCCGCGCGGCGTCGACTTCGCGCACGAACACCGCGCGCGTCACCGCCTTCTTCGCCACCGCCGAGGCGCCGTCCCACAGTTCGCCGGTGCGCCCGGCATCGACCAGTTGCGCGGCGCGCAGCCCGGCCTGGGCCATCTGCGCATCCTGCTTGGCCAGCGGCCCGGGCGCGGGCGCGGCGGCGCCGGCATGGCGCGGTGCCGGTTTCGGCACGGCCGCGGGCGCGGCAGGCGGCGTGGCGGACGAGGTGGCAGGCGGCGCGGACGCGGCGGCAGGCGGCGCAGGCGCAGGCGCAGTGGACGGCGCCGGTGCGGCGGTCTGCGCAGAAGCGGCGCCGGCAATCAGCGCCAACAGGACGACGGGCAGGCGAAACGGGACGGACGTGGACAAGGACATCGCTCGGCAGCGGCGGTGGCGAGGCCGCAGTCTACGCCGTCGTCGCGGGCCAGCGCAGCGGCGCCTACGGCGCTTCCTCGCCAGGGACCGCCGCGGCCGGGGCGGCGTAGCGCTGGCGGTGCCAGGCGCGCCAACTGACCCACAGCGCCCAGGCGGTGGCCGCGAGCAGGCCGAACAGGCTCAGCAGCGAACCGGTCCGCGCCAGCCAGGGCGCATGCAGGCCGTTGGCGACGTGCAACAGCACTTCGGCGAGCACGAAGCCGCCCAGCGCCAGCAGCGCCGGGGGCAGATACAGCCGCAGCATCAAGCGGGTTCCGGCGGCCATGCGCATGCTCCGGGGAGGGTTGCCGCGGACGCTAGCGCCGCCTGGATGCCGGCCACGTGAACGGGTGCGGCAGGCCCCGGTTTCCGTTCAGGCGCCGGGCGAGGCCAGCGGCAGGGTCGCCACGTCGATCTCCGACAGCGGGCTTTCCATCGGGCAGGCCTGGTCCGGGAACCCGAAGCGCTGCTTGAGCGCCTGGCCGCAGGCGGTCAGGCTCTCCAGGTCCATGTCCTTCCTGGTCTTGCACTCCTGGTCGAAGGCGACCAGGAACGCATCCTTGCGCCGCACGAAGTCGTCGCCGCACTTGCGCAACTGCTTGATCCGCTCCAGGTCGTCCTGCACCGCGTTGGTGCCGTCCAGGCCGTACTGCTTGAGTTCGTCGCTGCTGAGCAGGCGCAGGCTGCGGTTGGGCACGGTCATCATCAGGTCGGCCACCGCCACCGCCACGCCGTTGCGCTCCAGGTAGTCCTTGACGTTGCCATAGACCTCCTGCAGCTCGCGGTTGAGTTCGGCGCGCGAGGTCGCGGTGGAACTGATCCGCATCATCCGGTGGATGCCGACCTTGCCGGAGATCAGCCGGTTGTCGCCGGCGGCCAGCACGAACACGCAGGCGCTGTGGCAGACCGAGCCTTCGCGCACCCACACGGTCCAGCCGGATTCGCCGATCGCGTCGCCGGCGCGGATCGCCGCCTCGACCTGGCCGCCGCTGGAATCCAGGTCGAGCACGCGCCTGCCGATGCCGGTCTGCCGGGCCACCTCGGCCAGACGCCGCACCAGCTCGGCGAAGCCGGCGTTGATCTTGCCGACATAGCGCACCCGCATCAGCCCGCGCTCGCGGCACGGCGCCAGCGCCGCTTCCACGGCAGGCCGATCGAGCCCGGCCAGCGGCTGGCCGTCGCCGGCCTCGGCGGCATAGTCGGTGTCGCAGCTGATGAAGGCCTCGCCGTTCTCCAGGGTAGCCTCGTCCCAGGCCTGCGGATCGCGCTTGGGCGCGGCCGCAGGCGGCAGCGGCGCCGGCGGCGCGCCGATCGAGACCATGTGTTCGCCGTCGGCGGATGGGCTGTCGGCAACGGTCCGCGGCGCCGACGTCGGCTGCTGCCCGCACGCCATCAGGCCCAGGCAACACAGCGACAACCAGCAGAGTCTGAACGGAGCGGCCAAGCAGGGATCCAAGGCGAACACGAAAAAGGCGGGCGCCAGGCGCCTGTGGACCTAGTCTAGTGTGGCGGGGCGGAGCCGCCCCAACTGCGCCTAAACCGCGGGCACCACGGCCACGCGACAGCGCCGGCATTGCTGTCCGAAAACGGCCAGTCCGCCGCACCTGGGCCGACTAGACTGGCGCCATGCCTGCCCTCGCCGCCACCGACCACGCCCTCTACGACCGCGCCCGCCAGTCGCGCGATGCGCGCTTCGACGGCGTGTTCTTCACCGCGGTGCGCAGCACCGGCATCTATTGCCGGCCGGTATGCCCGGCGCCGCCGCCCAAGCGCAGCAACGTGCGCTACTACCCGAGCGCGGCCGCGGCCGCTGCGGCCGGCTACCGGCCGTGCCTGCGCTGCCGCCCCGAGCTGTCGCCGGAGGCGCAGCAACACCTGGGCGAAGAGGTGGTGCGGCGCGCGCTGGCGCTGATCGCCGAGGGCGCGCTGCAGGACGCCAGCGTCGCCGCGCTGGCCGCCGAACTGGGCATCAGCGCGCGCCAGTTGCAGCGCCTGTTCGTCGCCCAGCTTGGCGCCACGCCGGCGGCGGTGCACGCCACCCGGCGCCTGTTGCTGGCCAAGCAGTTGCTCACCGAGACCGCGTTGCCGATCACCCAGGTGGCGTTGGCCGCCGGCTTCAACAGCCTGCGCCGCTTCAACGCCGCCTTCCTCGACGGCTGCGGCATGCCGCCCTCGGCGATCCGCAAGCAGCGCGCCGACAGTCCCGGCGGCGACCTGGTGTTGCGCCTGGGCTACCGGCCGCCGCTGGACTTCCCGGCGATGCTGGCGTTCCTGCGCAAGCGCGCGATTCCCGGCATCGAACGCATCGGCGAGGCCAGCTACGAACGCGTGCTCGGCCCTTGCGAGGCCTCCACCCGCATCCGCGTCGAGGCCGACCCGCAGCGCCACGAACTGCGCCTGCACATCGCCGCGGCCGATCCGCGCGCCATCCCCGACATCGTGCGCCGGGTGCGCCGCGTGTTCGACCTGGACGCCGACCTGCGCGCGGTGCACGCCACGCTCGGCGACGATCCGCTGCTGGCGCGGTCCATCGCGCGGCGCCCCGGGCTGCGCGTGCCGGGCGGCTGGGACGGGTTCGAAGTGGCGGTGCGCGCGGTGCTCGGCCAGCAGGTCAGCGTGGCCGGCGCGGCGACCCTGGCCGCGCGCCTGGTCGATCGCCATGGCGCCGCGCGGCCCGGCCAGCCGCCGGGGCTGGACCGCGCCTTTCCGACCCCGCAGGCGCTGCGCGCCGCGCCACTGGAAGCGATCGGCCTGCCGCGCTCGCGCGCCGCGACGATCCGCGCGCTGGCGCAGGCGGTGCTGGACGGCCGCCTGTCGTTCCGCGCCGGCCAGCGCCTGGACGACTTCGTCGCCCACGCCATCACGCTGCCCGGGATCGGCGCCTGGACCGCGCAGTACATCGCCCTGCGCGCGCTCGGCCAGCCCGACGCCTTCCCCGCCGGCGACCTGGTGCTGCAACGCAGGCTCGGCGCGGACGGCGCGCGCCTGAGCGAACGCGCCACCGAGGCACGCGCGCAGGCCTGGCGCCCCTGGCGCGCCTACGCGGTGCTGCACCTGTGGCACCTGGCCAACGATCCTCCCGAGGAGACCCGCGCATGACCGCGTCCCCGCTGTACTACGACCGCTTCGCCACCCCGATCGGCGTCCTGACCGTGGCCGTCGGCGCCGACGGCGTGCGCCACATCCTGTTCCCGGAGAACCGCTACGACGCCCGCGGCCGCGCCGACTGGATCCACGATCCGGTCCCGGTGCGCGCCGCGCGCGAGCAGTTGCTGGCCTACTTCGCCGGCGAGCGCGAGCACTTCGACCTGCCGCTGGCGCCGCACGGCACCGACTTCCAGCGCCGGGTGTGGCTGGCGCTGGCCGAGATCCCGTTCGGCGCGACCTGGAGCTACGCGCAACTGGCGCAGCACCTCGGCCAGCCGCGTGCGGTGCGCGCGGTCGGCGCCGCCAACGGCCGCAACCCGCTGCCGATCGTGCTGCCCTGCCATCGGGTGATCGGCGCCAACGGCGCACTCACCGGCTTCGGCGGCGGCCTGCCGACCAAGGCCGCGCTGCTGGCGCTGGAGCGGCGCGAGGGCGGCGGCGCGGCCGCTGGCACGACGGCCGCGCTGTTCGGCTGAGCGCCACGCCATGCGGCGGCCCCGCGGCGGCGGCGCGCAGCCCGCGCGCCGATGGGCGCGGCGGCGGCCCGTGTCTTCGCCACGTCACCGCGGCCCCGTATCATGCCGCGATGATGTCCTCCGCCCTGCGCTCCACGCTCGTCTGCGCCACCCTGCTGCTCGGTGCCTGCGCCTCCGCCCCCTCCCCGGCTCCGCACGCGGCCGCTACGGCCAGCGCCGCCGCGCCGGCGGCATCCCCCACGCCGGTGCTGCTGATTTCGATCGACGGCCTGCGCGCGGACATGCTCGATCGCGGCATCACCCCGAACCTGAGCCGCATGATCCACGACGGCGTGCGTGCGCAGTGGATGACGCCCTCCTACCCGTCGCTGACCTTCCCCAACCACTACACCATCGCCACCGGCCTGCGCCCGGACCATCACGGCATCGTCCACAACAGCATGCAGGACCCGCTGCTGGGTACGTTCCAGATCAGCGATCGCGCCGCGGTCGGCGACGGCCGCTGGTGGGGCGGCGAACCGATCTGGGTGAGTGCCGAGAAGGCCGGCCTGCACGCGGCGACCTGGGCCTGGCCGGGCAGCGAGGCGGCCATCCAGGGCGTGCGCCCCAGCCGCCAACAGGCCTTCGATGCGGATATGCCGCCGAACGCGCGGGTCGACCAGGTGCTGGGCTGGCTCGACGACGCCAGTGCGCCGCGCCCGCAGCTGCTGACGCTGTACTTCGAACAGGTGGACGAAGCCGGCCACGGCCACGGCCCGCAGTCGCCGCAGTACGCGCAGGCCATCGCCAGGATCGATGCCGCGATCGGGCATCTGCTCGACGGCCTGGCCCAGCGCGGCGAACTGGACCGGATCAACCTGGTGCTGGTGTCCGACCACGGCATGGCCGCGGTGCCGCCCAAGCAGGTGCTGGCGGTGGAGGACATGGTGTCGCCGGAGCAGGCCACGGTGATCAGCTACGGGCAGTCGGTCGGCATCGCCCCGCGTCCGGGCCAGGAGGCCGCGGCCGAGGCGCGGCTGCTCGGTGCGCATCCGCAATACGACTGCTGGCGCAAGGGCGAGCTGCCGGCGCGCTGGCATTACGGCAGCAACCCGCGTATCCCGCCGATCGTGTGCCAGATGCACGAGGGCTGGGATGCGCTGCCGCGGGCGCGCATCGCCGGGAAGCCGCGCAGCCTGCGCGGTTCGCACGGCTACGACCCGGCGCTGCCGTCGATGCGCGCGGTGTTCGTCGCCCGCGGCCCGGCGTTCCGCCGCGGCGTCACCCTGGCGCCGATCGACAACGTCGACGTGTATCCGCTGCTGACCCGCCTGCTCGGCATCCCCGCCGCGCCCAACGACGGCGACCCGCAGGCGCTGCTGCCGGCGCTGCGCTGAGCGCCACGGCAACGGCGGCGGCGCACCGACGCCCGACCACGGCAACGCATGCGACAATTGCCGCATGCACTCGCCCGATTCCGCGCAACCGCCCCGCCTTCGCCAGCGTCTGCGCCCGCTGATCTCGCAGGAGAGCTGGAAGCAGCGCGCCGTCCTGTGGGGCGGCGCGGTGGCGGTGGCGCTGGTGTCCATCGTCTTCGCCAAGGCCAGCGACGCCGCCTTCCACATGTTCCAGCGCATCACCGCGCATTCGCCGTGGTGGGCGCTGCTGCTGACCCCGGGCGTGTTCGCCCTGCTCGCCTGGCTGACCAACGGCGCGCTGCGTCCGACCCGCGGCAGCGGCATTCCGCAGGTGATCGCCGCGCTGGACCGTACCGACGACGGTTTCCGCCAGTCCAACCTGTCGCTGCGCGTGTCCGCCGGCAAGCTGATGTTGACCACCATGGCCCTGTTCGGCGGCGCCTCGATCGGCCGCGAGGGCCCGACCGTGCACGTCGGCGCCAGCCTGATGTACGTGCTCGGGCGCTGGTTCGGCTTC of Xanthomonas sacchari contains these proteins:
- a CDS encoding methylated-DNA--[protein]-cysteine S-methyltransferase, which produces MTASPLYYDRFATPIGVLTVAVGADGVRHILFPENRYDARGRADWIHDPVPVRAAREQLLAYFAGEREHFDLPLAPHGTDFQRRVWLALAEIPFGATWSYAQLAQHLGQPRAVRAVGAANGRNPLPIVLPCHRVIGANGALTGFGGGLPTKAALLALERREGGGAAAGTTAALFG
- a CDS encoding DNA-3-methyladenine glycosylase 2 family protein, whose product is MPALAATDHALYDRARQSRDARFDGVFFTAVRSTGIYCRPVCPAPPPKRSNVRYYPSAAAAAAAGYRPCLRCRPELSPEAQQHLGEEVVRRALALIAEGALQDASVAALAAELGISARQLQRLFVAQLGATPAAVHATRRLLLAKQLLTETALPITQVALAAGFNSLRRFNAAFLDGCGMPPSAIRKQRADSPGGDLVLRLGYRPPLDFPAMLAFLRKRAIPGIERIGEASYERVLGPCEASTRIRVEADPQRHELRLHIAAADPRAIPDIVRRVRRVFDLDADLRAVHATLGDDPLLARSIARRPGLRVPGGWDGFEVAVRAVLGQQVSVAGAATLAARLVDRHGAARPGQPPGLDRAFPTPQALRAAPLEAIGLPRSRAATIRALAQAVLDGRLSFRAGQRLDDFVAHAITLPGIGAWTAQYIALRALGQPDAFPAGDLVLQRRLGADGARLSERATEARAQAWRPWRAYAVLHLWHLANDPPEETRA
- a CDS encoding DUF4019 domain-containing protein: MSTSVPFRLPVVLLALIAGAASAQTAAPAPSTAPAPAPPAAASAPPATSSATPPAAPAAVPKPAPRHAGAAAPAPGPLAKQDAQMAQAGLRAAQLVDAGRTGELWDGASAVAKKAVTRAVFVREVDAARARLGALLGRGVASVARVQYAAGSQVPPGTYVNISFPSRFANAPQPVRELVSLRLDEDKTWRLVGYHVAMPD
- a CDS encoding MAPEG family protein, which translates into the protein MPIEIRMLAWAILLGIAQLLLASAFVTAQRGLKWNAGARDAPQPPPAGVAGRLDRALRNFLETFPFFAAAAVAVAALGKGDAHTALSAQIYFWARVAYVPLYAAGVPYVRSLVWVVSLWAILQLVWALF
- a CDS encoding ectonucleotide pyrophosphatase/phosphodiesterase, whose amino-acid sequence is MMSSALRSTLVCATLLLGACASAPSPAPHAAATASAAAPAASPTPVLLISIDGLRADMLDRGITPNLSRMIHDGVRAQWMTPSYPSLTFPNHYTIATGLRPDHHGIVHNSMQDPLLGTFQISDRAAVGDGRWWGGEPIWVSAEKAGLHAATWAWPGSEAAIQGVRPSRQQAFDADMPPNARVDQVLGWLDDASAPRPQLLTLYFEQVDEAGHGHGPQSPQYAQAIARIDAAIGHLLDGLAQRGELDRINLVLVSDHGMAAVPPKQVLAVEDMVSPEQATVISYGQSVGIAPRPGQEAAAEARLLGAHPQYDCWRKGELPARWHYGSNPRIPPIVCQMHEGWDALPRARIAGKPRSLRGSHGYDPALPSMRAVFVARGPAFRRGVTLAPIDNVDVYPLLTRLLGIPAAPNDGDPQALLPALR
- the ubiM gene encoding 5-demethoxyubiquinol-8 5-hydroxylase UbiM, translating into MQVDIAIVGAGPAGLCFARSLAGSGLSLALIEPQPRAALAEAAFDGREIALTHASRALLERLDLWARIDPQAIAPLRDARVMNGSSPFALTFAAGEGGRGDLGWLVPNHLIRRAAFAAVQDQPGLRLLDGVSVQALRRDARQAQLQLSDGRSVTARLVVAADSRFSSTRRMSGIGAQLRDFGRTMVVCRVRHARPHHQTAWEWFGYGRTMALLPLQGNEASAVLTLPPERAQALLEMDEAALGAEIGACFEHRLGAMTPLLRPQAYPLVAVYAQRFVAERYALIGDAAVGMHPVTAHGFNFGLQSQARLARALHDAVARGGDIAAPALLAGYQRGHRLATRPLYEATNAIAALYTDDRLPARALRGAALRVADRVAPFKRAIAAHLTQRVAAVAR